The region GCTGCGATCGCTCTGGCCAGGTTAGGATCGCGAGCACCTTCGGGAGTGGCTGCATTAAAGCAAGTGCTGACAGAAGTGAAATCGGGTAAAGAACCTGCGAGCACACTTCTGTGGGTGTTACCTGCACTGGGCCGGTATGGTTCGCTGGCACATGAGACCGCCGCCGACTTGGCGTTCATTGCGTTCGACAGCCATTACCCGGAAGAAATTCAGCTCAGTGCCATTGCGGCACTCGTCGAGATGGGAGCCACTCGCGAGGGCTTGGCTGTGATCGAGAAGCTGTTGACCAATCGTCACTTGCCGCTTGAATTGAGAACAGCCGGAATGCAGGGGGTCATTGCCTATCGGCAGGAAGCGTCGATACTTTTGCCGCAGGTTCTCCGCTGGCTCGATGACGAAAACTTCGCTTTGAGAGCCATGGCGGCGGAGGCGATTGGCGGTTTTGGTGAGCGGGCGATGGTGGCCGAAGAACGGCTTGCCGCCATGTTTCTGGATGATCCTGCTCCACTCGCGCGGGAGAGCGCTGCACAGGCGATTCTTGCGATTTCTCCGCAGCCTCCCCCATGGATCATCAACATTTATGATGAGACCATGACAGAGATTGCCAAAGTGGAAGCCGCCATGTCGTCGGGGTCGTTGGCTTCGAAAGCAGGACAACTTTCCGACGATCTCCAGGCCGAATTGGCTTTGAAGCTCGCTGCCTTACGACTGCGGCAACTCGAGATTCTGCAATTGATGGGGAGCAGCAGAGACTGGCAACCGATGGCGACGAATTCAGCGAGGCCCCAGGGTGCGGCAGATCTGACTCAGTGGAAACTCTGGCGAGCACGTTTTGAAGCTGCCCTGAAAAGTGATTCGCTAAAAGTGAGCCTGCTGGCATTAGAGATCCTGCTGCGATCAAACACCTTGAAAGGTGTCGAATGGCAGCCAGTGATTCAGCGTGGATTGTTCAGTACAAGCCCGGAAGAACGGCGGGCGACAGTCAGGCTCTTTCAGAAGTATCCCTGGGATGCTCAGTGCCAGATCTGGCTGGAGGGTTTACTGAAAGACCTGCAAGGCCAGGCCCTGCAGATCGAAGACCAAGCCCCTTCTGTAAATTCACAAGCTCCCGCAGAGCAGCGGCTGGAGACCTTGCAACGGATCGATGGCCTGACGGATCGTCAGGTGGTTCAGCAGGCCGCGACCCGCCAGCAGCGATTGCTTTCTCAGCAAATGGCGGCTGTGCGAGCCGCCATTCGAGCTGTTGAAACCAGGAAGGTTCCCGCACCATGAAGGTGGTTGTGGCCAGCACTTCATCCAGTCAGGCTGCCGGAGCGAGACTCCTGTTTCCTTTGGAGAAGGACATACAGGCAGAGGCC is a window of Planctopirus limnophila DSM 3776 DNA encoding:
- a CDS encoding HEAT repeat domain-containing protein; protein product: MAWAHHLQAEREQPARQPANDAASDARQRVDLALQTLDYTQPPAPELLADLKRLVVSHDVDNLVRRRAAIALARLGSRAPSGVAALKQVLTEVKSGKEPASTLLWVLPALGRYGSLAHETAADLAFIAFDSHYPEEIQLSAIAALVEMGATREGLAVIEKLLTNRHLPLELRTAGMQGVIAYRQEASILLPQVLRWLDDENFALRAMAAEAIGGFGERAMVAEERLAAMFLDDPAPLARESAAQAILAISPQPPPWIINIYDETMTEIAKVEAAMSSGSLASKAGQLSDDLQAELALKLAALRLRQLEILQLMGSSRDWQPMATNSARPQGAADLTQWKLWRARFEAALKSDSLKVSLLALEILLRSNTLKGVEWQPVIQRGLFSTSPEERRATVRLFQKYPWDAQCQIWLEGLLKDLQGQALQIEDQAPSVNSQAPAEQRLETLQRIDGLTDRQVVQQAATRQQRLLSQQMAAVRAAIRAVETRKVPAP